The genome window GTTTTTGAGTGTATTGGAGTTTATGTGTGTGAGATTTGTGAGTTAATTTGTGTTTGTGAGAAATTTTGTGTATGTTCATTAGTGAGATTTGTAAGTGTTgtttttgtgagttgtgagtgTTGTAAGGTTTCATTAAGCATGGTTAGAATCCATATCGTCGATCATGTATTTTGGTTAGCATTACTCTTAGACGTAGGCATAGAGTTTGTCgaaccatgttaaatattaccGTATTGTGCTTCCATTAGCCACAAAATCAGAACaattgatattaaaatttcGGCTATTACACAACAAATATTCTTATGAGAATGACATATAACGAaagtaaatctttttttttttttctctctctctctctttttttttttttttttcgcatcaaaaaaaaaaaaaaaaaagtaaatcttttttaaagaaaattcatcCCCATTAATTACAGGTGGTGAGTGCGTGGCCAAACATGAGTAATGTTTGGTCTTCCCAAGAGAATATACAAATATAAACGTATTTACACACAATATAAAAGCCATATTTGTTGGTTGTAGCATCTCTATATCTTTACATATACATGTGTATCTTGATTTTGTTACTGAGCCATATCTCCTCAGTGcttctttgcttctttttcaGCCTGCAAAATCAACTCTATAAAGGTTAATACTCCAAAAGCACacgattgagagagagagagagagaaaacaaccACGCAATATATTCATACCGCTTTGACCACTCGCTCAAAGGCTTCAGTTCCATATTTATCAATGAATAGCTCCACGGATTTCCTTGCATCGAGGCTCATCATCTGGATTACCTTCTTTTGGGTCTCAGAATAAGCAGGATTATTCACACGGCCTCCAATCTTAACATATTTTCTCACcaaattcatataaatataagCTGCCCCATTAAATATTGGTAGCACCAGCCACAAGCCAAATACAAGCTTCATGTATGGCCAAATTGGAAACCTGTCACACAGCACATATATTTTCATgcagatttataattttttgttagtgATAGCACAATATG of Quercus lobata isolate SW786 chromosome 8, ValleyOak3.0 Primary Assembly, whole genome shotgun sequence contains these proteins:
- the LOC115958214 gene encoding HVA22-like protein f, which produces MGVFVPIARIMDSLAGPAVMLLYPLYASMRAIESPTSLDDQQWLTYWVLYSLITLFELSCWKVLAWFPIWPYMKLVFGLWLVLPIFNGAAYIYMNLVRKYVKIGGRVNNPAYSETQKKVIQMMSLDARKSVELFIDKYGTEAFERVVKAAEKEAKKH